The stretch of DNA ccagtgtgggtccctcATGAGGTCATAGGTCCTGCCATAAAACCTACTCCAGCAGAGGCTTCTCACAGGGCCACGTCACATTctccttcaggcatccacctTGCATCCACCCCAGCCTggggtcctccatgggctgcaggtggatctctgctccatcATGGTCTCATCCACATCCCTTCAACTCAAGTTCCCACTGGCattgcagcacagaaacagcagcaatgcCCAGGCCACCTGCCAGCCCAGGAACATCACCATGGCTATCACCAGAACCTTCCCAGGCACAAGTCAGTGAGGAACACAGCGCAGCACCACAGCAAAAAGCGGCCACTAAGAGCCCTAACATACAGTCAGAAATGCATACATTTGCATACATTCATACTGCAGAGTAAATACATTGATTTGCAAGACCCTGTTAAGTGGTTTAAAGCAGTGTTTAAACTACAGACGTTTTTCCTGACAGTTGTGCAATTGtaaaagaagcagcaatttCATAAAAGCCCTTGTGACTTGTTCAGGAGGTTTTCCATTAAATTCAGATTTCATACTGATTTTCAATCTGTTATATCATAGCTTAAATATGCCACCACACTCAAGAAgtgtttttttgctttatttgtgtACATTGCATAACATGGACAAGGGTTAGTCAGACGAGACaagatatttttcccttttaaggTCCTCATCTGTAGTGGGAAGATAGAACTTCTGTTTCTgcattctcttttctcttttccttttcttttttttttttttcttttcttttcttttcttttcttttcttttcttttcttttcttttcttttcttttcttttctttctgcttggaaGTTTTTTGAATTAAAGATTCAGCTGGAGATGTATTAAATAGATGCAGTTTTCAACAGTTTACAATAGATGGGAGTTAGGAATTTGATTTCAGATGAGTCAGGGGACTTCACATGCTGTTGTTACTACTGGTGTCGAAGcctgatatttattttaaaaacacatgtCACAGAAGGAGTGGAAGTAATAAATCTGTGAGAGATTCTTCCTCCCTGATCCCTTAATCCACCCTTAATTCTTAAGCCATCATTGCAGGAAGATAGGCTTTTAAGTCTTCAAAAGGCTTCCACTGTTCAAATTCAAAAAGTTTGAGAGAaccattaaaaattaacactAATCTTATTGCAATGAGGTTGAACAGATAGATTTCTATAATCAGAGATTTATTACATATTCAAAATGGAAACACTAAAAAGaaccacagaaaatgcagtgcTGTTACAGCAAGTACAAGACTGAACAGGCTTTACAATGAGTagttaaatgaatttttatacAATGATGTGTCTGTATGGTCCCTTCTGCATCAATATCTTTCTGGCTGAACAGGCTGCACTATCTTCTTCCATGTCTGTATATACACATAATTTTAGTGTTATGGAAACAGATATCAGTTGCCTTATATTTACTCTGTCACTGTGGATGTGAcagaaaagaagttttcttCTACTTCCAGAGTTTGTATTCTGGTAGCAACAAGGATTTTTAATCACAGGACTATATATTTGCTCTTCCCAAaaggaacaggggaaaaaaaccaaaatataaaaataaatataggaAAAAACAAGCCGATGAAGTAAAATGTTATGCAGTTTATTAATTTTgattcataaaaatataaatacgTATCTAAGGATTTGCCTCAAAATAATATAAGTGTCAATGGCCATCATGGATATTTTCacatatagaaaataaaaagaatcttTACAGTATTCGATGAGCAGTTTTATAATATTTTACTGGATCAACACAAGTCAAGTTTTGAGGAGCCTACTGCATTACTGTGCTTTTTTTACAATTTATGTAAACTTTCTTTGTGTTGCATCATCTTGTACAATAGTTATGCACTGCATATAAttgaaatgcacaaaaaaatgcaaaattttcaaTATCTTACTGTGAAAATGCAAACCAGTTAAAATCTGGTTCAAAATAACCAAAGTTATTCTATACCTACTCAAATGCATCTATCAGTCGAAGATGAAGCTCATATTTGCTCTGTAATACCTGTTGCAATTTTATGAATAGTCTTATAAGTGGTATAGTAGCTGTCATCACAGACACAATGCAGCAAATATTCAGGTGGCTTATGGCTTTCTGCAAAGAAACCAGATTTCTGGTATTTTGTaaagaagcttttctttcaaGCCACTGTTAATGGGTAAGACAGGTTAGATCATTTGGTATAAAATTCTGATATCACATGTTATGCATTTGGATGgataacacagaaataaaaaagcaaacctgGGAACAAATATGCAATCAATCAAGTGATTTACTTTAATAGATAATTAGCTTAGTCTGTGAAGGCCAGATCACTgcatttcatattaatttttaatgccaTTTGCAATGGCATAAAATAAGTTGTAATATCAATGAAGATGGAACCAAGGACCATTATGTTAAACTACTCCTGACTGGAAACATGTTGAAATTCGATGACATTTCTTTGAAAGATACCCATTTCAAAGGAAATCCACAGGGAATAAACTGTGAAAAAACTTCTAAAGCCTTTTGCCTGAAGTATTTCCCAACAAAGACATAAATCACAGGGTTAATGCAGCTATTGGTGGTAGCCAGTGTATAAGCAAACTGCTCCCCAAAGTTGATCAGTTCCTCCCAGAAACAGCCTTTGAGCACATTTGCACGGTGTAATGTatcaaggaataaaaaaatatggtgaggagtccagcagaaaagaaacatcagtaCCACGGTGAAGATCAGCCTGGTTGCCTTTGTGCCTTTGTGCCTTTTGCAGCCCTTTGCTCTGAGTGCTCTTCGTTCTCTTGCTGTTTTTTGTAGGGACCTAATGGTGGAGAAATTGAGAAAGATGATTGCTGTGGACGGCAACAGAAACCCCACTATGTTACGTACCAGGCTTTCAGCTGTTCTCCACGATGGGGTGGGGAAATCCAAAACACACGCTGAAATATTCCACTGGGGAAGGTCTTCCACAGTCCGGAACGTGAAAGCTGGGATGCTGAGAAGGATGCAAAAGAACCAGATGAGCAAGCAGATCCCTCTGGTCATAGTTTTGCTCCATATCTCTCTGTGGTTCAAGGTATGGACAAAAGTCAAGTAGCGATCCATGCTGACAGCCACGAGCAAGTAGATGCTGGTGTACATGTTCAAGGTGATGGACGCGCTGATGCTGCGGCACAGGAAACTGCCAAACGGCCAGTTAAACTCATTATTGATGTTCTCTGCCCAGAAAGGGAGCCACATGAGGAAGATAAGATCAGCAATGGCTAGGTTCATAAGGTAGATTTCAGCTATCTTCAGGGGGCCTTTGTGCAGTGAGTAAGTGAAGAGAACAAATACATTTCCAAGCATACCAATGACACAGACAGTGTTGATGTACTTGGGAACTATACAGTATACGATGTCCCACCAGTCATCCAATTCTGGGCAAACAGTTGAGTTGCTCTGGTTTTCACTCTGGTTTGAGGAGGGAATATCCAGTAGAGGAGTTTCAGTCATTTttgaaaaaaccctgaaatgaACAGAAGATGTCtttgaaatgagagaaaatgactgcaaaaaagaagcataaaaatgCTAAAGTTGCCTCCCATGAGTGGTATAATAAACATTTAACTGCTGCAAATTCTTTATTAGTCCTTACTGATTAATATAGGCTAGATCACTCCATACGTGATATGTGCAATGGTGAGAAATGTTCCCAATATTAGCAAGGATAGAACTTCCTCTACATCCTATGAAGTTTCCTCTCCTTGCTTCCATTGTTTAAAGTGACACAGAGGAAGGAGCGTGACAAATTAGAGGAAGTAGTTCCGTGTGTCTCCTCCAGACTGATGACAGACACAGATATGGGAGAATTCCATCTCCCCGAGAGTAGTGGGAGCCACGCTGGTGACACAAAGCCAGCTTTGCAtccttccctgccctttctCTTACTCTTATTTACCAAGCTATGTGCATTATTATATTACTGTATTATAtagtatattatatatacattaatatattattatattctGTTATCCTGCTGAAGCAGGATCCTGCCTGTTTCCCAGAACCGGGAAAGCTGCTCACTCTCTGTATGAACCACTTGCTGCCTGAACTTTGCATTCTtttgttccttctcctttcctcccatCCTGATCTTCAGGTTCAAATTGCTGTTAGATTAGACAGCTTATTGCCTTCAAATGTCAGCAGTTGGAATAACAAAACACAGACTCCTTCAAAACATTACGCTAAAAATCTTGCCTGGAGGGAAGGCCTCTACAGCTCTAAATTTACAGCATTCTTCTCTAGCtcaaaaatttcatttgagctcagctggagagaggctgtgcagcctCCAAAGTGTTTAGTCCATCATAGCATTGGCACAATCTTTCTTTCTGGTAACCCCATGTGAGATTGTGCAGGAGTAAGAACATGGGTAAAACCTTATCCTCCCATGAAAATCCACTGGATTTTCTGTCACAGATCCACTCTCAGGGCTGCGTCCTGCTTCGTTCTTCTGGTGCTGCCATGCTTGATGCTAGTGCCTGGATCCTGGTTTTTACAGGCATTCAGCCTCAGAATCATTATGATAGGCAAGTTATTATTGAGCCTGTGCTGCCATCTgacatttcagtatttcatatGCAAGTGGAGCATGACAATCTataaaaaagaatgtatttgaaaaaatcagtaatttgcAATCAGTCATTCTAAATATcagctttctgctgcagctATTTAACTCTGTTCTTTcaacttctgtattttacaCCACGAAGACAGCTAAGTATGGAGTTTCTGAAGAGACAGTTTAGGACGATCATTCATCTCTTTTACATATAGGTACAACCTCAGTGATGTCTCTATATGAGCAGCTTGCGTCACTTATTTCTGGGATGCCTCTAGGAATAAGTTAAGTAATAATATTCCACATCAGGCTATCTGGTACTAATgcacagaacatttttcatCACTGCAGAACCAGGTGAGCAGCAAAGTTGTATCTGAGTTCAT from Corvus cornix cornix isolate S_Up_H32 chromosome 5, ASM73873v5, whole genome shotgun sequence encodes:
- the BDKRB1 gene encoding B1 bradykinin receptor isoform X1, which produces MTETPLLDIPSSNQSENQSNSTVCPELDDWWDIVYCIVPKYINTVCVIGMLGNVFVLFTYSLHKGPLKIAEIYLMNLAIADLIFLMWLPFWAENINNEFNWPFGSFLCRSISASITLNMYTSIYLLVAVSMDRYLTFVHTLNHREIWSKTMTRGICLLIWFFCILLSIPAFTFRTVEDLPQWNISACVLDFPTPSWRTAESLVRNIVGFLLPSTAIIFLNFSTIRSLQKTARERRALRAKGCKRHKGTKATRLIFTVVLMFLFCWTPHHIFLFLDTLHRANVLKGCFWEELINFGEQFAYTLATTNSCINPVIYVFVGKYFRQKALEVFSQFIPCGFPLKWVSFKEMSSNFNMFPVRSSLT
- the BDKRB1 gene encoding B1 bradykinin receptor isoform X2, whose protein sequence is MTETPLLDIPSSNQSENQSNSTVCPELDDWWDIVYCIVPKYINTVCVIGMLGNVFVLFTYSLHKGPLKIAEIYLMNLAIADLIFLMWLPFWAENINNEFNWPFGSFLCRSISASITLNMYTSIYLLVAVSMDRYLTFVHTLNHREIWSKTMTRGICLLIWFFCILLSIPAFTFRTVEDLPQWNISACVLDFPTPSWRTAESLVPTKNSKRTKSTQSKGLQKAQRHKGNQADLHRGTDVSFLLDSSPYFFIP